A genomic window from Blastococcus saxobsidens DD2 includes:
- a CDS encoding thiolase family protein: MIVAAMRSPIGTAGRSLATVAAAELAAPVLAAVVRQLPDGTELSEVVLGNCMGPGGNVARVAALQAGLPQTLPALTVDRQCASGLAAIVLGAGIVAAEPGVVLAGGVESASSAPWRFWPPPVDAEPVRYERAPFAPARVGDPDMGPAADALARAHGISREEHDAYAMRSHARAIATVEAHGFEPEIVPVAGLARDERPRTGRTASRLARLRPAFGPDGTHTAGNSCGINDGSAVVAVTDAATHRRLGMPGLRVLATATAGHDPNLPGLSLVPAVRVALDRSGLTLDDVDVIEFNEAFAGQMLACCRSLGLDDQRVCPQGGALGLGHPWAASGAILAARLFSQLVRQRAGRYGLAAIAAGGGQGVAMVVEALP; encoded by the coding sequence GTGATCGTCGCGGCAATGCGCAGCCCGATCGGGACCGCGGGTCGCTCGCTCGCGACCGTGGCCGCCGCCGAGCTCGCTGCGCCCGTCCTGGCGGCCGTGGTGCGGCAGCTGCCCGACGGGACAGAGCTGAGTGAGGTCGTGCTGGGCAACTGCATGGGGCCGGGCGGAAACGTCGCCCGGGTGGCGGCGCTGCAGGCCGGCCTGCCGCAGACGCTGCCGGCCCTGACGGTGGACCGGCAGTGTGCGAGCGGACTGGCCGCGATCGTGCTCGGCGCCGGCATCGTGGCCGCCGAACCGGGCGTGGTGCTCGCCGGCGGCGTGGAGTCGGCATCCAGCGCTCCGTGGCGGTTCTGGCCCCCGCCGGTGGACGCCGAGCCGGTGCGCTACGAGCGAGCACCGTTCGCACCGGCGCGCGTGGGGGATCCCGACATGGGACCGGCCGCCGATGCCCTCGCCCGTGCTCACGGCATCTCCCGGGAAGAGCACGATGCCTACGCCATGCGCTCGCACGCCCGCGCGATCGCCACCGTGGAGGCGCACGGATTCGAGCCCGAGATCGTCCCGGTCGCCGGGCTCGCACGTGACGAGCGGCCGCGGACAGGGCGGACCGCGTCGCGCCTGGCCCGGTTGCGCCCGGCGTTCGGTCCCGACGGCACGCACACGGCCGGCAACTCGTGCGGCATCAACGACGGCTCGGCCGTCGTCGCCGTCACCGACGCCGCCACGCATCGACGGCTGGGCATGCCCGGCCTGCGCGTGCTCGCCACGGCGACCGCCGGGCACGATCCGAACCTGCCCGGACTCTCGCTCGTCCCGGCCGTCCGGGTGGCACTGGACCGGTCGGGGCTGACGCTCGACGACGTCGACGTCATCGAGTTCAACGAGGCATTCGCGGGCCAGATGCTGGCCTGCTGCCGGTCTCTGGGGCTCGACGACCAGCGGGTCTGTCCGCAAGGCGGGGCGTTGGGCCTCGGCCACCCGTGGGCAGCCTCCGGCGCGATCCTCGCGGCCCGCCTGTTCTCCCAGCTCGTTCGGCAGCGCGCGGGCCGCTACGGTCTTGCCGCCATCGCCGCCGGGGGCGGGCAGGGGGTTGCGATGGTCGTCGAGGCGCTTCCCTGA
- a CDS encoding MOSC domain-containing protein: MTGALAEIWLTPAAAAPMRRVLDAQLLAGRGLRGDRYALGGGTWADYPALEKQLTLIDAEDVSAVVRETGSGLVPGATRRNLVTTGLALPELVGGWFAVGEALLFGMKRCPPCTHLERLTGVRLVKAMAYRGGINAAVFVGARICEGDLVRPVTDEEAAERGAPTGTGRPVPRDV, encoded by the coding sequence ATGACCGGCGCGCTCGCCGAGATCTGGCTGACCCCGGCGGCCGCGGCACCGATGCGGCGAGTGCTCGACGCCCAGCTTCTCGCCGGTCGCGGTCTGCGGGGCGACCGCTACGCGCTCGGCGGCGGCACCTGGGCCGACTATCCAGCCCTGGAGAAACAGCTGACGCTGATCGACGCCGAGGACGTCTCGGCGGTGGTCCGTGAGACCGGTTCCGGTCTCGTGCCGGGCGCCACCCGACGCAACCTGGTGACCACGGGGCTCGCGCTCCCGGAACTGGTCGGCGGCTGGTTCGCCGTTGGTGAGGCACTGCTGTTCGGGATGAAGCGGTGCCCGCCGTGCACGCACCTGGAGCGGTTGACGGGCGTACGACTGGTCAAGGCGATGGCCTACCGGGGCGGAATCAACGCAGCTGTGTTCGTCGGCGCCCGGATCTGCGAGGGCGACCTCGTCCGGCCGGTGACTGACGAGGAGGCTGCCGAGCGGGGGGCCCCGACCGGAACCGGCCGCCCGGTGCCGCGGGACGTCTAA
- a CDS encoding energy-coupling factor transporter transmembrane component T family protein, translated as MTLAMYVPRSSPVHRAPAGVKLLALTGLAVLVFALPTLPVTLVALSGVLVVGLGLARLPVELLARQVRAVAVWVVGIVAVHAVLTDLLTGVATALRLVALVLAAAVVTATTRVTAMVAVVERAAAPLRLVGVRPARIGLVLAMALRFIPLVAERADRIREAQAARGGSRRGIRAVTTAIVPLLVQMLQLAHRISEALDARGADAPPPRRTLREAS; from the coding sequence ATGACCCTGGCGATGTACGTCCCGCGGTCCAGTCCGGTGCACCGGGCGCCGGCCGGCGTGAAGCTGCTCGCCCTCACCGGGCTCGCCGTGCTGGTCTTCGCGCTCCCGACTCTGCCGGTCACCCTCGTGGCACTGAGCGGCGTGCTCGTCGTCGGGCTGGGGCTGGCGCGGCTGCCGGTGGAGTTGCTGGCCCGGCAGGTCCGGGCGGTCGCCGTCTGGGTCGTCGGGATCGTCGCCGTCCACGCCGTGCTGACCGATCTGCTCACCGGGGTGGCGACCGCGCTGCGGCTGGTGGCGCTGGTGCTGGCTGCCGCGGTGGTGACGGCCACGACCCGAGTGACGGCGATGGTGGCGGTGGTCGAGCGCGCCGCGGCGCCGCTGCGCCTCGTCGGCGTGCGGCCCGCCCGCATCGGCCTGGTGCTGGCGATGGCTTTGCGGTTCATCCCGCTCGTGGCCGAGCGCGCCGACCGGATCCGGGAGGCGCAGGCCGCGCGCGGCGGCTCCCGGCGAGGTATCAGAGCGGTGACGACAGCGATCGTGCCGCTACTGGTTCAGATGCTGCAACTCGCGCACAGGATCAGCGAGGCGCTCGACGCCCGCGGCGCCGACGCCCCGCCTCCGCGCCGCACGCTCCGCGAGGCGTCATGA
- a CDS encoding energy-coupling factor ABC transporter ATP-binding protein — translation MRHAYGERTVLDGIDLRLTEHRVGVIGSNGSGKSTFARLLNGLVVPTAGRVLVDGLDTRDAVREVRRRVGFVFQDPDAQIVHPTVAEDVAYGLENQQVAPAERAERVAEILDRYGLAGHADHPAHLLSGGQKQLLAIAGVLVMRPARVVFDEPTTLLDLVNARRIARVIAELPQAVVAVSHDLDLLDDFDRVLVMDAGRVVEDGPAEQSVRAYRKLMADR, via the coding sequence GTGCGACACGCCTACGGCGAACGGACGGTACTGGACGGGATCGACCTGCGGCTGACGGAGCACCGGGTCGGGGTCATCGGCTCCAACGGCTCGGGCAAGAGCACGTTCGCCCGGTTGCTCAACGGGCTCGTCGTCCCCACCGCCGGCCGGGTGCTCGTCGACGGACTGGACACCCGCGACGCCGTCCGTGAGGTCCGTCGGCGGGTCGGCTTCGTGTTCCAGGATCCGGACGCACAGATCGTGCACCCGACGGTCGCCGAGGACGTCGCCTACGGGCTCGAGAACCAACAGGTGGCTCCCGCCGAGCGGGCCGAGCGGGTGGCCGAGATCCTCGACCGCTACGGGTTGGCGGGCCACGCCGACCACCCCGCGCACCTGCTCTCGGGCGGCCAGAAGCAGCTGCTCGCCATCGCCGGGGTGCTCGTCATGCGGCCGGCACGGGTCGTGTTCGACGAGCCCACGACGCTGCTGGACCTGGTCAACGCCCGGCGGATCGCCCGGGTCATCGCCGAGCTGCCGCAGGCGGTGGTCGCCGTATCCCACGACCTCGATCTGCTCGACGACTTCGACCGCGTGCTGGTGATGGACGCCGGCCGGGTGGTGGAGGACGGGCCAGCGGAGCAGTCGGTGCGGGCCTACCGGAAGTTGATGGCCGACCGATGA
- a CDS encoding biotin transporter BioY gives MRTKDLAYIALFAAITAVLGMLPAIPVAAVPVPITAQTLGVMLAGAVLGARRGLLALLLFLVLVAVGLPLLAGGRGGLAVFAGPSAGFLIAWPLGAFVTGLLTEAFWRRINVAWALVATLVGGVGVIYAVGIPFLSLFTGTSLLTAFTGSLAFVPGDVVKAVVAAVVAVTVRRAYPVIERPRRARATP, from the coding sequence ATGCGGACAAAAGATCTTGCGTACATCGCGCTGTTTGCCGCGATCACCGCCGTGCTCGGGATGCTGCCGGCGATCCCTGTCGCTGCAGTGCCGGTACCGATTACGGCGCAGACGCTGGGGGTGATGCTGGCCGGTGCGGTGCTCGGGGCCCGGCGGGGCCTCCTCGCGCTTCTGCTGTTCCTCGTTCTGGTCGCCGTGGGGCTCCCGCTGCTTGCCGGCGGCCGGGGCGGCCTGGCTGTGTTCGCCGGGCCGAGTGCCGGCTTCCTCATTGCCTGGCCGCTGGGCGCGTTCGTGACCGGGCTGCTCACCGAGGCGTTCTGGCGGCGGATCAACGTTGCCTGGGCGCTCGTGGCCACGCTCGTGGGCGGTGTCGGGGTGATCTACGCGGTCGGCATCCCGTTCCTGAGCCTCTTCACCGGCACGTCCCTGCTGACCGCCTTCACCGGTTCGCTGGCATTCGTCCCGGGCGATGTGGTCAAGGCCGTCGTCGCCGCTGTCGTAGCCGTCACTGTCCGCCGCGCCTACCCGGTGATCGAGCGACCGCGGCGGGCCCGCGCCACACCGTGA
- a CDS encoding alpha/beta fold hydrolase encodes MTTTDEAPPAWLARAVAVEPEHADLRVAGARIHYRTWGDPELPSAVLVHGGAAHSGWWDHIAPCLDGHRVVALDLSGHGDSDHRMKYDMRLWAEEVAAVTAAEGLRRPVIIGHSMGGWAAVTSCVDYPGDFAAVAFIDTPLNDPLREEDVRRRHRPHTIYANRDEAAARFTALPTQAVFLPYVRRHLAEQSLRAAEGGWTWKFDPRYFGTRLPFRDLLPELRCPAALLRGEHGLVPRQMTPKMQSLVPGGLSVIELPETGHHPMLDQPLVFVAALRTLLALWR; translated from the coding sequence ATGACGACGACAGACGAGGCGCCTCCTGCGTGGTTAGCCCGAGCGGTGGCTGTGGAACCCGAGCACGCCGACCTGCGCGTTGCCGGCGCTCGCATCCACTACCGGACATGGGGCGACCCTGAGCTGCCCTCGGCCGTACTGGTCCACGGAGGTGCTGCCCATTCCGGCTGGTGGGACCACATCGCCCCGTGTCTGGATGGCCACAGGGTTGTCGCGCTCGATCTCAGCGGCCACGGGGACAGCGACCATCGGATGAAGTACGACATGCGGCTGTGGGCGGAGGAGGTCGCCGCCGTGACGGCGGCGGAAGGCCTCCGACGGCCCGTCATCATCGGCCACAGCATGGGCGGCTGGGCGGCGGTAACGAGTTGCGTCGACTACCCGGGGGACTTTGCCGCCGTCGCGTTTATCGACACCCCTCTCAATGATCCGCTCCGCGAAGAGGACGTGCGGCGGCGTCACCGCCCGCACACGATCTACGCCAACCGGGATGAGGCTGCGGCACGCTTCACCGCACTGCCCACTCAAGCAGTGTTCTTGCCCTATGTCCGCCGGCATCTCGCCGAGCAGTCGCTGCGCGCGGCGGAGGGCGGATGGACCTGGAAGTTCGACCCCAGGTACTTCGGAACGCGTCTGCCGTTCCGAGATCTACTCCCGGAGCTTCGGTGCCCGGCGGCCCTGCTCCGGGGTGAACACGGCCTCGTTCCTCGGCAGATGACGCCGAAGATGCAGTCCCTGGTTCCAGGTGGCCTGTCGGTGATCGAGCTGCCCGAGACCGGTCATCATCCGATGCTCGACCAACCGCTCGTGTTCGTCGCCGCCCTGCGCACGCTGCTTGCGCTCTGGCGGTGA
- a CDS encoding TSUP family transporter, producing MLWALLLLSGAGMAGAAAQRVTGLGSGLVAAPFFVLVLGPFQGVLLANVLSLINSVVILALTRRDVEVGKALLLSVPAVGLGVPIGVVVVHRVPVRVLAVGVALLIIAALLAVIFSDRARVFRGPAGAVAAGSLSGFMNVTAGVGGPAIALYAISVSWPHRNLVPTVQLYAIVLNLVSIAAKGPLDIPLPTMSLALASMGIGIALGSLLAKVVPPSAAQRAFIGLAFFGAVATLVKALLGQ from the coding sequence ATGCTATGGGCGCTCCTGCTGCTCAGCGGGGCCGGTATGGCAGGAGCCGCAGCGCAACGTGTGACGGGCCTGGGCTCCGGCCTGGTCGCGGCACCGTTCTTCGTGCTGGTACTAGGGCCATTCCAGGGAGTCCTGCTGGCGAACGTCTTGTCCTTGATCAACAGCGTGGTCATTCTTGCGCTGACCAGGCGAGACGTCGAGGTCGGAAAGGCGCTGCTGTTGTCGGTGCCTGCTGTCGGCCTCGGCGTACCTATCGGCGTCGTCGTCGTACACCGGGTTCCGGTCCGCGTGCTGGCGGTCGGCGTTGCGTTGCTCATCATCGCAGCCCTGCTCGCTGTCATCTTCAGCGATCGTGCTCGAGTCTTCCGCGGGCCTGCCGGTGCCGTCGCAGCTGGCAGCCTCTCCGGCTTCATGAACGTCACGGCCGGAGTGGGCGGGCCCGCCATCGCCCTCTACGCGATCAGCGTCTCCTGGCCCCACCGGAACCTCGTTCCCACCGTGCAGCTGTACGCCATCGTGTTGAACCTGGTCTCCATCGCGGCGAAAGGCCCCCTCGACATACCGCTTCCGACGATGTCCCTCGCCCTGGCCAGTATGGGGATCGGGATCGCCCTGGGGAGTCTTCTGGCCAAGGTCGTCCCGCCCAGCGCCGCTCAGCGAGCATTCATCGGGCTGGCGTTCTTCGGTGCGGTTGCGACCCTGGTGAAGGCTCTGCTGGGGCAGTGA
- a CDS encoding YeiH family protein, which translates to MAPGLVATAAAVGLSMAVTSVLPTVSPLVVAVALGGLLANVGGLRPAFGTGLAFAGRPVLRFGIVLLGLQLAVGEVIGLGAAGMAVVVITVVATFAATVLLGRALGVSRDLTILVASGFSICGAAAVAAAHGVTKSDEDDVALAVALVTIYGTVAMIALPLLGVPLTLRADQHGAWVGAGVHEVAQVVVAGSAVGGVALAVAVVVKLSRVVLLAPLVVGLGLVERRRTKHDEMTARPPLVPLFVLGFLAAVALRSTGIVSEGVLDVAGFLQKLALTAAMFALGTGVRLAAMWGTGQRALLLGAASTLVAAGVALVAVLALF; encoded by the coding sequence ATGGCACCGGGCCTGGTCGCCACCGCGGCGGCGGTGGGGCTCTCCATGGCCGTCACGTCGGTCCTGCCTACGGTCAGCCCCTTGGTCGTCGCCGTCGCCCTGGGAGGGCTCTTGGCGAACGTCGGCGGCTTGCGCCCTGCTTTCGGGACCGGCCTGGCGTTCGCGGGCCGCCCCGTGCTGAGATTCGGAATCGTGCTGTTGGGACTGCAGCTCGCCGTCGGGGAGGTCATCGGCCTGGGTGCCGCCGGCATGGCCGTGGTCGTCATCACCGTGGTCGCGACATTCGCCGCGACCGTCCTCCTGGGCCGCGCGCTCGGAGTGTCGAGGGACCTGACCATCCTCGTCGCTAGCGGGTTCTCCATCTGCGGTGCGGCTGCCGTGGCCGCAGCGCATGGTGTGACGAAGTCCGACGAGGACGATGTCGCTCTCGCCGTCGCCCTGGTCACGATTTACGGCACGGTCGCCATGATCGCACTCCCGCTGCTGGGAGTGCCGCTGACGCTGAGGGCGGACCAGCACGGAGCCTGGGTGGGGGCGGGTGTGCACGAGGTTGCCCAGGTCGTGGTGGCCGGCTCCGCAGTCGGCGGGGTAGCCCTGGCCGTGGCCGTCGTGGTGAAGCTGAGCCGGGTGGTGTTGCTCGCGCCGCTCGTCGTCGGTCTTGGTCTGGTGGAGCGGAGGAGGACCAAGCACGACGAGATGACGGCCAGACCGCCGTTGGTCCCCCTGTTCGTGCTCGGTTTCCTGGCGGCGGTCGCGCTGCGCAGCACGGGGATCGTTTCGGAGGGGGTGCTGGATGTCGCCGGCTTCCTTCAGAAGCTCGCGCTGACTGCGGCGATGTTCGCGCTCGGCACAGGCGTCCGGTTAGCCGCGATGTGGGGGACGGGGCAACGGGCACTCCTGCTCGGGGCCGCATCTACCCTCGTGGCGGCCGGCGTGGCGCTCGTCGCGGTCCTGGCGCTCTTCTGA